The DNA segment AAGCACAACGTGCGCTCGCATGTGGTGTGTCCGGGTTTCGTGCGTACGCCGCTTGTCGACAAACAGATTCCCGAGCAGGCCCGGGAACTCAACATCAGCGAAGACGAAGTTGTCAAACGCGTCATGCTCGGCGGCACGGTGGACGGCATTTTCACGACGGTCGAGGACGTGGCGGAAACCGTGCTGTTCCTGTCTACGTTCCCGTCGGCCGCGTTGACCGGTCAGTCCTTTATCGTGAGCCACGGCTGGTACATGCATTAAGGAGCCGCCGATGGCCCAACGCAATCTCAAACGGGCGCGCGCCGGCATGTCCGTCGACGGGGAGGCTGACGGCGCAGGTTCGGCGCCCGCCATTCATACGAGTCGGCATCTTCATTTGCCTGACTATGAAACCGTCGCACTGATGTTGCAGGGCGGTGGCGCGTTGGGCGCCTATCAGGCGGGCGTCTTTCAGGGACTCTATGAAGCTGGCATCGAACCGAACTGGCTTGCCGGCATTTCAATCGGCGCGTTGAACACGGCGATCATCGCCGGCAATCCGCCGGAGAAGCGCGTCGAGCGTTTGCTGCAGTTCTGGGAAACGATCTGCCAGCCGGCGTTCGGTCCGCCGCTGCCGGCTTTCATCGAGCACGCGCTGTTCAATTCGAGCGATGCCGTGCGCAAGGCATTTACCGCCACGCAGGCGGTGAGTGCGATTGTCGAAGGGCAGAAAGGCTTTTTCGTGCCGCGCTTTCCGCCGCCGTTGCCCGCTGTATCCGGGCCGCCGCAAATGGCCAGCTACTACGACACCACGCCACTGAAAGCTACGCTCGAAGCGCTTTGCGATTTCGACCGGATCAATTCGCGCGAAATGCGCGTGTCGGTGGGCGCGGTGAATTGCGGCACCGGTAATTTCGCGTACTTCGACAACACGCACACGACGCTGCGGCCCGAGCACTTCATGGCGTCGGGCGCGTTGCCGCCGGGCTTTGCCGCCGTCGAGATCGACGGCCAGTATTACTGGGACGGCGGTCTGATGTCGAACACACCGCTCTATGAAGTGATTCAGTCCACGCCGCGCCGCGACACGCTCGCTTTTCAGGTCGATCTGTGGAGCGCGATTGGTCCGGTGCCGGATAGCATCACCGACGTGCAGGGGCGCATGAAAGACATTCAGTATTCGAGCCGAACGCGTCTTGTCACCGACATGCTGCAGCGCTCGCAACGTTTCAGACACGTGCTGCGTGAGGTGCTGGATCGCGTGCCGTCGGATCAACGCGACGATCCGTGGTGCAAGCTGGCCGAAGACCTGTCCTGCTCCAAGCGCTACAACGTGATCCACCTCATCTACCGGCAAAAGGAATACGAGGGGCATTACAAGGACTTCCAGTTCGGCTTGTCCACGATGCGTGAGCATTGGCAAAGCGGTCTCGACGACATCAATCACTCGCTCTCGCAGCCGGACTGGCTGGCCATGCCGAATAACGACGCCGGATTCATCACGCACGACATCCATCGGGACAGGCGCTAGGCAGCCAACCGCATGCGCATCGCGCGTTACAGCAGAGATCGCGCGCGAGACTAACAGCAACGCAATAAAAAACGGCGCCCCGATGCAGGGACGCCGTTTCAACAGCCTGTGCCAGCGGAAGCACGCATCGGCAGCACGCCACTGGCCATGCGCCACTGGCCGTGGGCCACTAGCGGTGCACCACTGGCCATGCGCCACTAGCCGTGCACTTCGAAGCCGCCCGCTTACTTCAATACGTGGGCGATTGCATTTGCCACTGTGTCGAGGTTGCGCGTGTTCAGCGCAGCCACGCAAATGCGGCCCGTGCTCACCGCATAAATGCCGAACTCTTCACGCAACCGGTCCACTTGCGGCGCGGTCAGGCCGGAATACGAGAACATGCCGCGCTGCGCGTTCACAAAGCTGAAGTCGCGATCCACGCCGCTTGCCTTCAGGCGTTCCACCAGCCCGTTGCGCATCG comes from the Paraburkholderia sp. PREW-6R genome and includes:
- a CDS encoding patatin-like phospholipase family protein, whose amino-acid sequence is MAQRNLKRARAGMSVDGEADGAGSAPAIHTSRHLHLPDYETVALMLQGGGALGAYQAGVFQGLYEAGIEPNWLAGISIGALNTAIIAGNPPEKRVERLLQFWETICQPAFGPPLPAFIEHALFNSSDAVRKAFTATQAVSAIVEGQKGFFVPRFPPPLPAVSGPPQMASYYDTTPLKATLEALCDFDRINSREMRVSVGAVNCGTGNFAYFDNTHTTLRPEHFMASGALPPGFAAVEIDGQYYWDGGLMSNTPLYEVIQSTPRRDTLAFQVDLWSAIGPVPDSITDVQGRMKDIQYSSRTRLVTDMLQRSQRFRHVLREVLDRVPSDQRDDPWCKLAEDLSCSKRYNVIHLIYRQKEYEGHYKDFQFGLSTMREHWQSGLDDINHSLSQPDWLAMPNNDAGFITHDIHRDRR